The Chrysemys picta bellii isolate R12L10 chromosome 12, ASM1138683v2, whole genome shotgun sequence genome has a segment encoding these proteins:
- the LOC101939521 gene encoding olfactory receptor 5V1-like, protein MENQTTVTKFILRKLSSDPQTLIFLFSMFLVIYLITLGGNIVIMVVIRADSHLHTPMYFFLFHLSFVDICYSSVTVPNMLMNFLAEHKTISVNGCIIQMFFILLSIGAEIFILSAMAYDRYAAICDPLRYMERMSKGICVQLVSGAWTIGFFHALLNTVFTSKLHFCGPNQINHFSCELPPLLQRSCTDTLTNQVVLLTSVVVFGSSSFLLTLISYIYIISTIMRIRSVEGRRKAFSTCSSHLIVVGLWYLTAFFQYTKPSSVSSVVLDEIFSIQYSILTPMLNPIVYSLKNKEVKIALGKMLGKLKFLK, encoded by the coding sequence ATGGAAAATCAAACGACAGTGACCAAATTTATTCTCCGGAAACTTTCCAGTGACCCACAGACGCTGATTTTCCTCTTCTCGAtgtttttagttatttacctTATCACTCTGGGTGGTAACATAGTGATCATGGTGGTGATAAGGGCTGATTCTCACCTTCACACCCCTATGTACTTCTTTCTCTTCCATTTATCCTTTGTTGATATCTGCTATTCCTCAGTCACGGTGCCTAATATGCTGATGAACTTCCTAGCAGAGCACAAAACTATTTCTGTCAACGGCTGCATTATCCAGatgttcttcatcctcctctcgATTGGTGCTGAAATTTTCATTCTCTCAGCGATGGCTTATGACCGCTACGCTGCCATCTGTGACCCATTGCGTTAcatggagagaatgagcaaagggATCTGTGTTCAGCTGGTGAGTGGGGCATGGACAATAGGCTTCTTCCATGCCCTGCTTAACACTGTTTTTACCTCCAAGTTGCATTTCTGTGGGCCCAATCAAATCAACCAtttcagctgtgagctccctccTCTATTACAACGATCCTGCACTGACACCCTCACCAATCAAGTGGTGCTTCTTACTTCTGTTGTGGTATTTGGGTCAAGCTCCTTCCTCCTCACGCTGATCTCCTACATCTACATCATTTCCACCATTATGAGGATACGCTCTGTGGAGGGCAGGCGTAAAGCCTTCTCCACTTGCAGCTCACACCTTATTGTGGTTGGTTTATGGTACCTGACAGCCTTTTTTCAGTACACAAAACCCAGCTCAGTCTCCTCTGTGGTTCTGGATGAAATATTCTCCATCCAGTACAGCATCTTGACCCCCATGTTAAATCCCATTGTCTACAGCCTGAAAAACAAGGAGGTGAAAATAGCACTAGGGAAAATGTTGGGGAAATTGAAGTTTCTCAAGTAG